The following coding sequences lie in one Cannabis sativa cultivar Pink pepper isolate KNU-18-1 chromosome 5, ASM2916894v1, whole genome shotgun sequence genomic window:
- the LOC133038431 gene encoding uncharacterized protein LOC133038431 produces MPPRRSVRVGRGRGRGRGQGQGRDDGGINEPPQAPQGWEERIAALEGIIHRQDEELRQLRRQPEPPVQIRQDAENRDPPAAVVYPATEARHELLAERFRKQHPPEFEGGIDPVVAEEWISRIESILQMLRVDGNDRVKCASYMLRKDARIWWEVVEQTKDVDTMNWNDFKRVFNEKYYNSAVLAAKVDEFTGLVQGSLTVTEYAQKFDRLAKFCPRSGTY; encoded by the coding sequence atgcctcctagaaggtcagttagagtgggtcgaggtcgaggtcgaggtcgaggccaaggccaaggccgAGATGATGGAGGGATCAATGAACCACCTCAAGCACCACAGGGATGGGAAGAGCGCATTGCCGCACTGGAAGGAATCATTCATAGGCAGGACGAAGAACTTCGTCAGCTGAGACGTCAACCGGAGCCGCCAGTCCAAATCAGGCAAGATGCAGAAAATAGAGACCCACCAGCTGCAGTGGTATATCCTGCTACAGAGGCTAGACATGAGTTGTTAGCagagagatttcgaaaacaacacccacctgagtttgagggaggcatagacccggtagtggctgaggagtggataagtcgcatagaaagcattttgcagatgctaagggtggatgggaatgaccgagtgaagtgtgcatcttacatgctgaggaaagatgctcgtatctggtgggaggtggtggaacaaacaAAGGATGTAGATACCATGAACTGGAACGATTTCAAAAGGGTCTttaatgagaagtattataactcAGCAGTTCTAGCAGCAAAGGTCGATGAATTTACTGGGTTAGTCCAAGGGAGTCTTACTGTGactgagtatgcacaaaaatttgaTAGATTGGCGAAATTTTGTCCCAGATCTGGTACCTACTGA